In Acidimicrobiales bacterium, the genomic stretch CCGCCTGGACGGGAACGGCTCGACCGTTCGTCAGGACGAAGTAGTCGACGCTGTCGTCCCCGGCACCGTTCGAGCGCGTCGGAGGCGACGGGTCGTCCTCGTCGGCCGTCCGTCCGGTCGACCGACGCGGCGACGTCGGCCGCTTCTCGTCCCTCTCCTGCCGTCGGGCGACGTTCGCGGTGACGTAGGCCCGGGCCACGACGTCGGCTGCGGCGAGGATCACCCACCCGAACCCGACGGCGATGCTGAACCACAGCCGCTGCTCGGTCGTCAACGAGCTGGCGAGCGGCTCGACGTTGGCGCCGACCGCGAAGGCCGCCGCGACGACACCCGCCCCGCGGGTCACGGCCGTCGTGCCTGCCTTGATCACCTCCTGTTCCTCGTCACCGAAGATCGCCTTCACGATTGCGTTGTCATCTGGCATGTCGTTCCCCTCCTGGGTCTCGTGGCTCAAGTGACCACGAACCGCTTTCGCCGCCCTTTCTTGACGACTAAATGGGACAATGCCCGCGATGAGCTGGGGCGTCCAGGTCCTCGGTGCGGTCGTGCTCCACCGCGGCGACACGACGTTCGCGTCACGCAGCCCGCTGCTCCGGACGGTGCTGGCCCTGGTGGCCCTCCGGCCGGGGGCACCCGTCGGCGTCGCGGCCATCGTCGACGAGCTGTGGGGCGAAGCGCTGCCGAAGGACCCGCGCGCCGCGCTGCAGGTCCACTCCACCCGGCTCCGGCAGTGGCTGGAACAGGCGGGCGCCGACCACGGGTCGCTCCGCTACGACCACGACGGCTACGTCCTGATGATCCCGCCGCACGCGGTCGACGCCATCCGCTTCGCCGGCGCCGCGTCGAACGCGCTCCGACCCCTGGACGACCCCGCGGCCCGGGTGGCCCGATGCGATGCCGCCCTCCGCGAGTGGCACGGCGAGCCGTTCGGTGGGTGTGTTCTCGGGCCACGGCTGGAGGCCGAGAAGGTCGGACTCGTCGAGCTCGAGAGCCAGGTGCGGGAGGCGCGCATCGAGGCGCTCGTGGAGGACGGTCGCACCCGTGAGGCCGCCAGGGAGGTCCAGGCGCTCCTCGTCCACCATCCCGCTCGGGAGCGCCTCGCCGCGCTCGCCATGATCGCCCTCTACCGCGACGGGCGCCAGCGCGAGGCCCTCGCCGTCTTCCACGACACCCGCCGCCATCTCGCCGAGGAGTACGGCCTCGAGCCGGGCCCGGCCCTCGTCCGCCTCGAGGCCGACATCCTCGCCCACGCTCCGGGGCTCACCGCCGGTGCGGCGGCCGAGGTGACACCGGTGCCCACCCCGCCGCGATCCCGACGCCGGCCGCTGATCGCCGGCCGCGAACCGGAGCTGGCGACCATCGCCGAGCGGCTGCGCATCGAGAGCTCGCCGGGCTCGCTCGTCGTCGTGACCGGCGAGGCCGGCTGCGGCAAGACGACGCTGGCCGCCGCGGCCTGCGCCGACGCCGAGGCCGCCACTGCGACGACGGCGTTCGGATCCTGGGACGGCGACGGCGTCCCGCTCGCCGCCTGGGTCGAGGCGCTCGACGAGCTGGGCTCGGGGAACGTGGGCGAGCCGTCGGCGCAGGTGGCCAGGACCCGGCGGGCCGTGCTGGCCGCCCTCGCCGGGGCGGCGCGGGACGCCCCGGTGCTCGTCGTCCTCGAGGACGCCCACGTGGCCGACTCCGCTTCGCTCGCCCTGGTCGTCGCGGTGGCCCGCGCCGGCCTACCACCCGGGGTCGTCCTCGTCGTGACGGCGCGCGACCCGGACATGGTGGACCGGCCGACCTGGCTCTCCGCCCACGCCGACGTCGTCCGATGCGATAGCGTCGTCGAGCTCCACCTCGGTGACCTCGGGCGCGAGTCCGTGCACGCCGTCGCCTCGGCTCGGCTCGCCCACCTCCCGGCCGACGCCGCCCGCCGTCTCGGCGACGTGCTGTGGCAGCGCAGCGGCGGCCACCCGCTTCACCTGGCCGCGCTCCTCGACGTGATGGAGGGTCTCGACGACGAGGCCGCCTGCCGGGCGGCGGCGGCGCGGGTGCCGCACCGCCTGCTGCCGTTGATCCGCTACCAGCTCGCGGCCTTGCCTGCCCCCTGCGCCGACCTCGTGCAGACCCTCGCCGTCCTCGGCCCGACGTCGCCGGCCGCGCTCGGTGCCATGAGGGGCGCGTCGGCGACGGACGTGGTCTGGGCCCTGCGGCCGGCCATGGACGCCGGCCTCGTGACCGAGCACGGCGACGAGCTCCATCTGCGCCATGCGCTCACCCACCAGGCCGTGCTCGAGGTGACGCCGGCGACGACGGTGCACCATCTGCACCTCGCCCGGCTGGAGGACGGTGAGCGCCGCGGCGCCGACCCGTTCACCGTCCTCCGCCATGCGCTGGGCGCCGGTCCGCTGGTGCCGCCGGCTCGCCTCGCCAAGGCCAGGCTGTCGGCCGCGCAGGTCGCCTACGCCAGCGGTGCGCACGAGGAGGCCGTTGCCCTTCTCAGCGCGGCGCGACCCGACCTCGTCGGCGTGGACGCCGTGGAGGCGGACCTCCACCTCGGCCTGGCGCTGGCCGCCCTCGGCCGGGCCGCCGACGCCGACGACGTCCTCGACTCCGTCGTGGATCGGGTCGACGAACATCCCGACCTCGCCGTGGTCGCCGCCGTCGGTGACGAGCCGCTCGGCCTCAGCGCCCGCGGCGACCCTCGGCGCCTCGCCCGCCTGGAGCGGGTCGCGGCTGCGACGGCCGGTCGGTGGAGCCGCCGGCGCCTCGACGTGCTCGGGTCGCTCGTCCTGGAGGAGACCCTGGTCCACGGCGAGGTGGTCACGCCCGGGGCGCTCGACGAGCTACGGCGCCTCGCCGACCACCTGGACAGTGACGCCGACCGGGCCCGGCTCGCGCTGCTCCGGGCGCGCGAGCTGGTCGACGCGAGCGTGCCGGCCACCACCCGCCTGGCCG encodes the following:
- a CDS encoding BTAD domain-containing putative transcriptional regulator, with the translated sequence MSWGVQVLGAVVLHRGDTTFASRSPLLRTVLALVALRPGAPVGVAAIVDELWGEALPKDPRAALQVHSTRLRQWLEQAGADHGSLRYDHDGYVLMIPPHAVDAIRFAGAASNALRPLDDPAARVARCDAALREWHGEPFGGCVLGPRLEAEKVGLVELESQVREARIEALVEDGRTREAAREVQALLVHHPARERLAALAMIALYRDGRQREALAVFHDTRRHLAEEYGLEPGPALVRLEADILAHAPGLTAGAAAEVTPVPTPPRSRRRPLIAGREPELATIAERLRIESSPGSLVVVTGEAGCGKTTLAAAACADAEAATATTAFGSWDGDGVPLAAWVEALDELGSGNVGEPSAQVARTRRAVLAALAGAARDAPVLVVLEDAHVADSASLALVVAVARAGLPPGVVLVVTARDPDMVDRPTWLSAHADVVRCDSVVELHLGDLGRESVHAVASARLAHLPADAARRLGDVLWQRSGGHPLHLAALLDVMEGLDDEAACRAAAARVPHRLLPLIRYQLAALPAPCADLVQTLAVLGPTSPAALGAMRGASATDVVWALRPAMDAGLVTEHGDELHLRHALTHQAVLEVTPATTVHHLHLARLEDGERRGADPFTVLRHALGAGPLVPPARLAKARLSAAQVAYASGAHEEAVALLSAARPDLVGVDAVEADLHLGLALAALGRAADADDVLDSVVDRVDEHPDLAVVAAVGDEPLGLSARGDPRRLARLERVAAATAGRWSRRRLDVLGSLVLEETLVHGEVVTPGALDELRRLADHLDSDADRARLALLRARELVDASVPATTRLAAAEEAYELAAAAGVPVLRLDASELLMSAALAASQVERCLDLRWALAREAERVNRPRSIWAAQLVEAALLLAAGDLDAADERAQAALDAGTRLGIADAFGAYGVHAMVRRWLAGELPTLTGLVEQAVATYPRVVAWHAVAAAAYAQAGRTEDARRSLWHYLDRRIAGNRYFDRPGLCFATPVAVRIGDADAGRELRQALHPDPKAVVVVGVGAAVMGPLDLYVALAEHVTGDLVQAAANLQEARRTAAALGWTTWVDVCDRVERSLLHGPRAVREPVPL